A single region of the Chelmon rostratus isolate fCheRos1 chromosome 5, fCheRos1.pri, whole genome shotgun sequence genome encodes:
- the prnpb gene encoding prion protein b, producing the protein MKPTVIAVLCLSLLLVHFSLAKKGGGFGSKLNLFKKTPKITPKQSKPPKQPNQGSYPRQPDRPGSYPNQGGYPQQPGGYPNPNQGGYPQQPGGYPNPNQGGYPQQPGGYPNPNQGGYPQQPGGYPNPNQGGYPQQPGGYPKPNQGGYPQHPGSYLNPNQGGYPQHPGSYPNPNQRGYPQQPGGYPNQAWGYPGGGHPAQGYPYGGGHGGYGSYGGYPGGYINYNPNNKIPSPHYGGSFGYGGYGVGGGSPFSQSVQSMGVYPKDKSRQFGGSAMMAAAGGAMAGMALGYGLGRFPRPHFHFHSPQEEYYYNHYMYRKYGIKSTDTNDYGRDYSYSQPPKNYDNFMDECIKRKDLLPAENQQPNIKPAATTKTTTTAVTSAPDTRSNATESNSTAAGNTTTSAPSTAQLQNQTEASPVPPASQTLGKTVTDDDDDDDTVSIVEIGYPALIKQLKVRRCLDLYMVYSEKYLKKNTERSISDGVWGLEMGSQGLLAVVTSTILMLLNSNMPILLR; encoded by the coding sequence ATGAAGCCGACTGTGAtagctgtgttgtgtctgtcgCTTCTCTTGGTTCATTTCTCACTGGCCAAAAAAGGAGGAGGGTTTGGTAGTAAATTAAATCTTTTTAAGAAGACTCCCAAAATCACCCCCAAACAATCTAAACCACCCAAACAACCCAACCAAGGGAGTTACCCACGTCAACCAGATAGACCAGGGAGCTACCCTAACCAAGGAGGTTACCCCCAGCAACCAGGGGGTTACCCTAACCCCAACCAAGGAGGTTACCCCCAGCAACCAGGGGGTTACCCTAACCCCAACCAAGGAGGCTACCCCCAGCAACCAGGGGGTTACCCTAACCCCAACCAAGGAGGCTACCCCCAGCAACCAGGGGGTTATCCTAACCCCAACCAAGGAGGTTACCCCCAGCAACCAGGGGGTTATCCTAAACCCAACCAAGGAGGTTACCCCCAGCATCCAGGAAGCTACCTTAACCCCAACCAAGGAGGTTACCCCCAGCATCCAGGGAGTTACCCCAACCCCAACCAAAGAGGTTACCCACAGCAACCAGGGGGCTACCCTAACCAAGCCTGGGGCTATCCAGGTGGAGGTCACCCAGCACAGGGCTACCCATATGGAGGGGGTCATGGTGGTTATGGCAGTTATGGAGGCTATCCAGGTGGATACATTAACTACAACCCAAACAACAAAATCCCAAGCCCTCACTATGGTGGCAGCTTTGGATATGGGGGTTACGGTGTTGGGGGCGGGTCTCCCTTTTCTCAGTCAGTTCAGTCAATGGGCGTGTATCCCAAAGACAAATCAAGGCAGTTTGGAGGCAGTGCGATgatggcagcagctggaggggcTATGGCGGGAATGGCCCTGGGCTACGGGTTAGGAAGGTTCCCCCGTCCTCACTTCCACTTCCACAGCCCCCAGGAGGAGTATTACTACAACCACTACATGTACAGGAAATATGGTATCAAGTCTACTGACACCAATGACTACGGCAGAGACTACAGCTACAGCCAACCTCCTAAAAACTATGATAACTTCATGGATGAGTGCATAAAGAGAAAAGACCTTCTGCCTGCGGAGAATCAACAGCCAAACATCAAACCAGCTGCCACTACCAAAACTACAACTACTGCTGTCACCTCAGCCCCAGACACTCGCAGCAACGCAACAGAGAgcaacagcactgcagcaggtAACACCACGACCTCTGCACCTTCAACCGCCCAGCTTCAAAATCAGACTGAAGCCAGCCCTGTGCCTCCAGCTTCACAGACTCTCGGAAAAACTgttactgatgatgatgatgatgatgacacagtCAGCATTGTGGAGATCGGCTACCCAGCACTGATCAAGCAGCTGAAGGTCAGGAGATGCTTGGACCTGTACATGGTTTACTCTGAAAAGTACctgaagaaaaatacagaacGAAGCATCAGCGACGGGGTGTGGGGACTGGAAATGGGCTCGCAGGGGCTTTTAGCTGTGGTCACCAGTACTATACTGATGCTACTGAATAGCAACATGCCAATACTGCTGCGCTGA